GGCCACCACTTTCCTGCATAGATGCTTCATGCTTCCTCGCTTTCTTCATCGAACGCACGCACCTTCCCATCCTCATTGACACTGGGAGCGATGCGATACGACTTGGTATTCAGGCTATGGCCGACCCGTCGTCGCGAACGAACTATTTCGACGATTTTCGACAAAAAGCCCCGCCGATGCGAGGGGCCGTCGCCACGCCGGCGATCAGGCGTCGATTTCCCGAGCCTGCGCCACGCTGCCCCGCCGCAGATACGACACCGGCATCAATTCGACGTCCCCATCCGCGCCTCGGCGGCGCCTGCCCTCGATCAGATCCACCAGCACGTCCACGGCGCGGTTGCAGGTGCTGTACGGCTGCATCGGAATCTCGTCGATCCGCTCGCCCATGGCGGACGCATGGCCGAACGAGCCCAGCATCAGCATGGAGATGTCGCGGGGCACGTCCTTGCCTTGGGATTGCAGCACGGCGGCGAGATTCGACAGAGCGGTCACATCGCATTGCCCGATCACCGCGGTGATCAGCGGATCCTGCTCGAACGCGCTCGCCGCGATGCGCGAGACGTCCTCGGTGCCGCCGTCGCGCATGGCCACGAACGTCACCGAAACGCCCACCGACCGGGCCCGCGCCATAATGGCGTCCCTGGTGCGCACCAGAAAATTCACCTGCGAAAGATAGGCGGCCACCGGCGAGCCGACGAACAGCACATGCCGATGGCCGAAGCAGCGCAGCACATCGACCGCCTTGCGCCCCATTCTCTCGAAATCGAGGTCGATGGCCACCAGCCCCTCGACCTTACGGGGGCATCCGATCGACACCACCGGCACGCGCGAGACCCGCGCCTCGGCGGCGCGCGGATCCTCCAGCGAGACGTCCAGCAGCACCACGCCGTCCACCGCGCCGGAGTCCGCCATGCGCATGATATCCGTGCTGCCGGCCTCCTCGGTCATCACCAGCACGTCGTAGCCGCGCCTGCGGGCCTGCTTGGCTATGGCGAAGCAGAACGGCGCCCAGTACATATAGTCGGTGGATTCGTCGATCGGAGAGCTCATCGCGATCACGCCGGCGCGGGCGCCCCGCACGGCATGCGTCTCGCCGCGCGAATGGTAGCCGAGCTCACGCGCGGCCCGCATCACCTTCAGTTTCGTCTCGCCGCTGACGGAGCGCTTGCCGCTCATCACATACGAGACGGTGCTGACCGAGACGCCGGCGCGGGCCGCGACCTCCTTTATCCCCGGCATCGCACGGCGAGCACTTCCACTCCGTAGGGGGCCAGCTCATGCTCGACGCCCGCCGCGGCCGACGCATCGCCCACCAGCACATCCGCGCTGTCGGCGTCCACCGGCACCAGCACGCGCCGCGCCTGGCCGGTCATATTCAGCACGAACACGAAATCCGTGTCGTCGTCGCCATGGCGCGTCGCCACCTCCACGCCCTCCGGCGTTTCGAAGGCGAAGACGCCCAGTTCGGCGACAAGCGCGCCGAGGAACGCGTCCATGCCGTCCTCGTCCAGCGGGGTGCCGACGTAGTACGCCCGGCCTTGGCCGAACTCGTTGACGCTGAGCGCGGCGGTATCGGCGTAGAAGTCGTCCCCGTCGTATTCGGCCAACGCGCGGGCGCCCTCGAGATGCATGATGCTGGCGACGATCTCGCCGCGGGCCTGGCCGCCGCCCAGCTCGCCGCCCAAACGCACCGCGACCGTCTCGTCCGGCGCGAGCGCGTCGATCTCCTCGACCCACACGCCGCACACCTCACGCAACGCGCCGGGGTAGCCGCCGGGCACCACCAGATCATGCTCGTCATGGATGCCGGCCATATAGCCGGTCACGAAGCGCCCGCCCTCGCGCACATACTCCTCGAGGGCCTCGGCCACGCCGGGCTTGACCATAATCAGCGCGGGCGCGACCACCAGCGCATACCGCTTGAGTTCCGCGGCCGGCGTGGTGCTGGCGATGACATCGACCTCCACATTGCGCCGGTGCAGCGCGCGGTAGAAGCGGTGCACCTCCTGCGGATACTGGAATCCCTTGGTCGGACCCACACAGCCCTCCAGCGACCAGTAGCTCTCCCAATCGAACATCACGGCCACGCGGGCGCGCGTGTGGGACCCCATCAGCCGGGCACCCACACGCTCCAGCTCCTCGCCGAGCGCCGCGGTCTCGCGGAACACGCGGGAGTCCTCGGTGCCGTCGTGGGCGATCACCGCGCCGTGGAAGCGCTCGCAGCCGCCGATCGACTGGCGCATCTGGAAGAACTGCACCGTGTCGGCGCCATGGGCCACCGCCTGCCAGCTCAGCGCGCGCACCTCGCCGGGGCGCTTGACCTTGCAGAAGGGGAACCAGTTCTGCTGGTTCGGCGTCTGCTCCATCAGCATGAACGGCTTGCCGCCGCCCACCCCGCGCATCAGGTCGTGGCACATGGCCGTGTAGCTGGAGGGCATATCCATGCCGGGATAGTTGTCCCAGCTGACCACGTCCAGCTCGCGGCCCCAGGCGAAGTAGTCGAGGTCCTTGAACGTGCCCATGAGATTCGTGGTGATCGGGGTGGCGGCGTCATGGCGGCGCACCGCATCCCGCTCGTTGACGTAGCAGGCGAGCTGCGACTCGTTCTGGAAGCGGCGGTAGTCCATCAGCAGGCCGGAGACCACCGCCTTCTCGGTGCCGATGCCGTCGCCGTATTCCACCGGCGGCACCACGTCGGCCCAGTCGACGATCGTATGGCTCCAGAAGTTCGCGCACCACGCCCGGTTCAGCGCCTCCAACGTGCCGTATTTGCCCCGTAGCCATTCGCGGAAGGCCTCGGCGCACGTCTCGCAGTAGCACATGCCGCCACCGCCGCCGTACTCGTTGCCGATATGCCAGGCCTTCAGGCCCGGGGTGCCCGCGTAGCGTTCGGCGATGCGCGAGGCGAGTTCGCCGGACAGCCCGCGGAACACGGCGGAGTTCGGGCAGAAGTTGTGGCGTCCGCCGAACACGTGGCGGCGGCCGTTCGATTCGGTGCGGATGACCTCGGGATGGGTGCGCACCAGCCAGGCCGGCAGCGCGGCGGTGGAGGTGGCGAGCACGATGTTGAACTTGTGGCGCACCAGCAGGGCCACGATCCTGTCCAGCGTGGCGAAGTCGTATTCGCCTTCGTCGGGCTGCAGCAGCGTCCACGAGAACACGTTGATGGTGGCTTCGTTGATA
Above is a window of Bifidobacterium eulemuris DNA encoding:
- a CDS encoding LacI family DNA-binding transcriptional regulator, whose product is MPGIKEVAARAGVSVSTVSYVMSGKRSVSGETKLKVMRAARELGYHSRGETHAVRGARAGVIAMSSPIDESTDYMYWAPFCFAIAKQARRRGYDVLVMTEEAGSTDIMRMADSGAVDGVVLLDVSLEDPRAAEARVSRVPVVSIGCPRKVEGLVAIDLDFERMGRKAVDVLRCFGHRHVLFVGSPVAAYLSQVNFLVRTRDAIMARARSVGVSVTFVAMRDGGTEDVSRIAASAFEQDPLITAVIGQCDVTALSNLAAVLQSQGKDVPRDISMLMLGSFGHASAMGERIDEIPMQPYSTCNRAVDVLVDLIEGRRRRGADGDVELMPVSYLRRGSVAQAREIDA
- a CDS encoding beta-galactosidase; the protein is MQPLFDSFLFGGDWNPEQWPEETWERDIEMLEHAHINEATINVFSWTLLQPDEGEYDFATLDRIVALLVRHKFNIVLATSTAALPAWLVRTHPEVIRTESNGRRHVFGGRHNFCPNSAVFRGLSGELASRIAERYAGTPGLKAWHIGNEYGGGGGMCYCETCAEAFREWLRGKYGTLEALNRAWCANFWSHTIVDWADVVPPVEYGDGIGTEKAVVSGLLMDYRRFQNESQLACYVNERDAVRRHDAATPITTNLMGTFKDLDYFAWGRELDVVSWDNYPGMDMPSSYTAMCHDLMRGVGGGKPFMLMEQTPNQQNWFPFCKVKRPGEVRALSWQAVAHGADTVQFFQMRQSIGGCERFHGAVIAHDGTEDSRVFRETAALGEELERVGARLMGSHTRARVAVMFDWESYWSLEGCVGPTKGFQYPQEVHRFYRALHRRNVEVDVIASTTPAAELKRYALVVAPALIMVKPGVAEALEEYVREGGRFVTGYMAGIHDEHDLVVPGGYPGALREVCGVWVEEIDALAPDETVAVRLGGELGGGQARGEIVASIMHLEGARALAEYDGDDFYADTAALSVNEFGQGRAYYVGTPLDEDGMDAFLGALVAELGVFAFETPEGVEVATRHGDDDTDFVFVLNMTGQARRVLVPVDADSADVLVGDASAAAGVEHELAPYGVEVLAVRCRG